The following are from one region of the Natronosporangium hydrolyticum genome:
- a CDS encoding iron-containing alcohol dehydrogenase, whose amino-acid sequence MLEFDELPLHRDSPDIFVGARATEKLRNIPACRSGDVLVVTDEHIAIIGSSLRRVQEVLSQAGMVTTVHRIPIGHLGTLMSASRIADGIRASRPTLCVALGGGAVIDATKLARAAQREPWLLDQSIWSSARGLLNPPISRTLEGESALVAVSTRPGSAAHVSDRVCLSARSGHTRRLVAGRTLLPTAVIADPEHGLTLGCRILAETICEVLSRGIEPYLVTERSSRKADRVGGWIVVRTLKLGESLMLGNDLSSTDRVSLEWLTIATMAGAHIDEWEPSAHPWWCIQNTIAASVPRSKGSLTAQALPSILERVWNGDERFGRMSRWKLLERHTGLKSSLGGRVLRFLADVRQQGSGDGTPHRDQLIDQWSHEAVSLWAGLVPWIGRTLKAKDISYFLRDAGF is encoded by the coding sequence ATGTTAGAGTTCGACGAACTGCCGTTGCATCGGGATTCTCCCGACATTTTCGTTGGCGCGCGGGCTACTGAGAAACTTCGTAATATTCCGGCTTGCCGCTCGGGCGACGTTCTCGTTGTCACCGACGAGCACATCGCGATCATAGGTAGTAGTCTTCGTCGAGTGCAAGAGGTGCTCAGTCAGGCCGGAATGGTAACGACCGTACACCGGATTCCCATAGGCCATCTTGGAACCTTGATGTCGGCCTCAAGGATCGCTGATGGTATCCGAGCTAGTCGGCCCACATTGTGTGTTGCTCTAGGCGGCGGAGCTGTGATTGATGCTACAAAGCTGGCCCGGGCAGCTCAGCGCGAACCTTGGCTCCTGGACCAGAGCATCTGGAGCAGTGCACGCGGGCTTCTCAACCCGCCCATCTCACGTACTCTAGAGGGCGAATCGGCTTTAGTTGCAGTTTCCACGAGACCTGGTAGTGCGGCTCACGTATCGGACAGAGTTTGTCTTTCAGCTCGTTCCGGTCATACGCGGCGGCTGGTCGCCGGCCGGACGCTACTGCCAACGGCCGTGATTGCGGATCCCGAGCATGGATTGACGTTGGGGTGTCGGATACTAGCGGAGACGATCTGTGAGGTCCTCTCTCGAGGAATCGAACCATACTTGGTAACTGAGCGGAGCTCAAGAAAAGCGGACCGGGTGGGAGGTTGGATAGTAGTCCGTACTCTTAAGCTCGGTGAGAGCCTGATGTTAGGTAACGACCTTTCGTCTACGGATCGCGTTTCGCTCGAGTGGCTCACGATTGCGACGATGGCTGGGGCACATATCGACGAATGGGAGCCATCTGCCCACCCATGGTGGTGTATCCAGAATACGATTGCTGCCAGTGTTCCACGCTCAAAGGGATCGTTGACTGCCCAGGCGTTACCTTCGATTCTCGAGAGAGTTTGGAATGGTGATGAACGATTCGGTCGTATGAGTAGATGGAAGCTGCTGGAGCGGCACACAGGGTTAAAATCAAGTCTGGGCGGACGAGTTTTACGGTTTCTTGCCGATGTCCGCCAACAAGGCAGCGGCGATGGCACACCTCATCGGGATCAATTGATTGATCAGTGGTCGCATGAGGCAGTGTCGCTATGGGCGGGCCTGGTTCCATGGATCGGTAGAACCTTGAA
- a CDS encoding DsbA family oxidoreductase: MTETFPRASGESSLTVELWLDISCPWCYLGRHRLATAVDAASPGGGVEIVLRSFELNPGMSTEPVAVTEYLAAKFAGTVERAEQIDGQVAALARAEGLPYTSDRQLANSFDVHRLLHLARDYGVANEVFWTLQGGYFAGELNPFDHDVLVGAAAHADVPAAATGSMLTGDAYADSVRKELAAGRELGISGVPFTVLGGEYAVAGAQSVDVFTEAVRTALAQATGED, from the coding sequence ATGACAGAAACGTTCCCTCGGGCGAGCGGTGAATCGTCCCTGACGGTGGAGCTGTGGCTCGACATCAGCTGTCCATGGTGCTATCTAGGGCGGCACCGGCTGGCGACGGCGGTCGACGCCGCCAGCCCCGGCGGCGGGGTGGAGATCGTGCTGCGTTCGTTCGAGCTGAACCCGGGCATGTCGACCGAGCCGGTCGCGGTCACGGAGTATCTTGCGGCCAAGTTCGCCGGCACCGTCGAGCGCGCCGAGCAGATCGACGGCCAGGTCGCCGCCCTGGCTCGCGCCGAGGGTCTGCCGTACACGTCGGACCGGCAGCTCGCCAACTCCTTCGACGTGCATCGACTGCTCCACTTGGCGCGCGACTACGGCGTGGCCAACGAGGTGTTCTGGACGCTCCAAGGTGGCTACTTCGCCGGCGAGCTGAACCCGTTCGACCACGACGTGCTGGTCGGCGCGGCAGCGCACGCCGACGTGCCCGCCGCCGCCACCGGCTCGATGCTTACCGGTGACGCGTACGCGGACTCCGTGCGAAAGGAGCTGGCCGCTGGCCGCGAGCTGGGCATCAGCGGGGTTCCCTTCACCGTGCTCGGCGGTGAGTACGCGGTCGCGGGCGCCCAGAGCGTCGACGTGTTCACCGAGGCGGTCCGTACCGCGCTGGCGCAGGCCACCGGCGAGGACTAG
- a CDS encoding small multi-drug export protein: MSGGDVLLLLGVFLGGAAPWLEAIVVIPIGIVAGLNPILVVLVGVAGNLLTVWVAAFYGERIRTWWQARRARRRAERGETVPHHRQRRRERIERLLRRWGMPALAALGPIGLGTQVSALVAVGLGVSARASFVWIGAGTVVWSIVAAVAAVTGLSIAGVGA, encoded by the coding sequence ATGAGCGGCGGGGACGTGCTTCTGCTGCTCGGCGTCTTCCTCGGCGGCGCAGCCCCGTGGCTCGAGGCGATCGTGGTGATCCCGATCGGCATCGTCGCCGGACTGAACCCGATCCTCGTGGTGCTAGTCGGCGTCGCCGGCAACCTGCTCACCGTCTGGGTCGCCGCCTTCTACGGCGAGCGGATCCGCACCTGGTGGCAGGCGCGGCGGGCCCGGCGGCGGGCGGAGCGGGGAGAGACTGTGCCGCACCATCGGCAGCGGCGCCGGGAACGGATCGAGCGCCTACTCCGGCGGTGGGGGATGCCCGCCCTGGCGGCGCTCGGCCCGATCGGCCTCGGCACCCAGGTGTCGGCGCTGGTGGCGGTGGGCCTCGGAGTCAGCGCCCGAGCCTCGTTCGTCTGGATCGGCGCCGGCACCGTTGTCTGGAGCATCGTAGCGGCGGTCGCCGCCGTCACCGGCCTCTCGATCGCCGGCGTCGGTGCCTGA